Proteins from a single region of Streptomyces sp. TN58:
- the infC gene encoding translation initiation factor IF-3, whose product MWCYRGGSISTEPRINDRIRVPEVRLVGPSGEQVGIVPLAKALELAQEYDLDLVEVAASARPPVCKLMDYGKFKYESAMKAREARKNQAHTVIKEMKLRPKIDPHDYDTKKGHVVRFLKQGDKVKITIMFRGREQSRPELGYRLLQRLASDVEELGFIESNPKQDGRNMIMVLGPHKKKTEAMAEAREAQAARKAERQGAAAADEATPSQEAAPVEATDAKDAEVTEADAGEANAEA is encoded by the coding sequence GTGTGGTGCTACCGAGGAGGATCCATCAGCACCGAGCCCCGCATCAACGACCGGATTCGCGTTCCCGAGGTACGACTCGTCGGTCCCAGCGGCGAGCAGGTCGGCATCGTGCCGCTTGCCAAGGCGCTTGAGCTCGCGCAGGAGTACGACCTCGACCTGGTCGAGGTCGCGGCGTCCGCACGCCCGCCGGTCTGCAAGCTCATGGACTACGGCAAGTTCAAGTACGAGTCGGCCATGAAGGCCCGTGAGGCGCGCAAGAACCAGGCGCACACGGTCATCAAGGAAATGAAGCTCCGGCCGAAGATCGACCCGCACGACTATGACACCAAGAAGGGTCACGTCGTTCGGTTCCTCAAGCAGGGCGACAAGGTCAAGATCACGATCATGTTCCGTGGTCGCGAGCAGTCCCGGCCGGAACTCGGCTACCGACTGCTGCAGCGTCTCGCTTCGGACGTCGAGGAGCTCGGCTTCATCGAGTCGAACCCGAAGCAGGACGGCCGAAACATGATCATGGTCCTCGGTCCGCACAAGAAGAAGACCGAGGCGATGGCCGAAGCCCGCGAGGCGCAGGCCGCCCGCAAGGCCGAGCGCCAGGGTGCCGCCGCTGCCGACGAGGCGACTCCTTCCCAGGAGGCCGCCCCGGTCGAGGCGACGGACGCCAAGGATGCCGAGGTCACCGAGGCCGACGCCGGTGAGGCGAACGCCGAGGCCTGA
- a CDS encoding sensor histidine kinase encodes MTDTTVGANGAPGAAAAAEERFRDAPAPPAAAADGLCGVPPQAGSSARARGAGPAAPRPVPAARAAAEAPGAGFGPGFAVDPDHLPDGLVVADHTGRVVCFNAAAARITALAPEQALGAPIERALPLEDLEGRRWWALTDPYGGLATRRGQPERNLLLPGGREVLVSASYIRTHPTGPVRRLVVTLRGTEARRRTERSHAELIATVAHELRSPLTSVKGFTATLLAKWERFTDDQKRLMLETVDADANRVTRLIAELLDISRIDSGRLEVRRQPVDIATAVGRHVQALTANGQAPERFLVSISRPLPDLWADPDKIDQILGNLLENAVRHGEGTVTIGVSPHEKGTAVTVSDEGPGIPEESMARVFTRFWRGSKRGGTGLGLYIVKGIVEAHGGTITVGRGPGGGAEFRFILPVGAPAYLSQ; translated from the coding sequence ATGACGGACACGACCGTCGGTGCGAACGGCGCACCCGGGGCCGCGGCAGCGGCCGAGGAGCGGTTCCGCGACGCCCCCGCACCCCCGGCCGCGGCCGCCGACGGGCTGTGCGGCGTACCACCGCAGGCCGGGTCCTCGGCCCGGGCGCGCGGCGCCGGCCCCGCCGCCCCCCGCCCGGTCCCGGCCGCCCGGGCGGCCGCCGAGGCCCCCGGCGCGGGCTTCGGCCCCGGCTTCGCCGTCGACCCCGACCACCTGCCCGACGGGCTCGTCGTCGCCGACCACACGGGCCGGGTGGTCTGCTTCAACGCGGCCGCCGCGCGGATCACCGCACTCGCGCCCGAGCAGGCACTCGGCGCCCCCATCGAGCGCGCCCTCCCGCTGGAGGACCTCGAAGGGCGCCGCTGGTGGGCGCTGACCGACCCGTACGGGGGCCTCGCCACCCGCCGCGGCCAGCCCGAGCGGAACCTGCTGCTCCCGGGCGGCCGCGAGGTGCTGGTCTCCGCCAGCTACATCCGCACCCACCCCACCGGTCCCGTGCGGCGCCTCGTCGTCACCCTGCGCGGCACCGAGGCGCGCCGCCGCACCGAACGCAGCCACGCCGAGCTGATCGCCACGGTCGCCCACGAGCTGCGCTCCCCGCTGACCTCAGTCAAGGGCTTCACGGCGACCCTCCTGGCCAAGTGGGAGCGGTTCACCGACGACCAGAAGCGGCTGATGCTGGAGACCGTCGACGCCGACGCCAACCGCGTCACCCGCCTGATCGCCGAGCTCCTCGACATCTCGCGCATCGACTCCGGCCGCCTGGAGGTCCGCCGCCAGCCGGTCGACATCGCCACCGCGGTGGGCCGGCACGTCCAGGCGCTCACCGCGAACGGCCAGGCCCCCGAGCGGTTCCTCGTCAGCATCAGCCGCCCGCTCCCCGACCTCTGGGCCGATCCCGACAAGATCGACCAGATCCTCGGCAACCTCCTCGAAAATGCGGTGCGCCACGGCGAGGGAACGGTCACCATCGGGGTGTCGCCGCATGAGAAGGGAACCGCCGTCACCGTGTCCGACGAAGGCCCCGGGATCCCCGAGGAGTCGATGGCCCGCGTCTTCACCCGCTTCTGGCGGGGAAGCAAGCGCGGCGGCACCGGCCTGGGCCTCTACATCGTCAAGGGCATCGTGGAGGCGCACGGCGGCACCATCACGGTCGGCCGCGGCCCCGGCGGCGGGGCCGAGTTCCGATTTATCCTGCCCGTGGGCGCCCCGGCCTACCTCTCGCAGTAG
- a CDS encoding SseB family protein → MANKNIPDPGFSDDDGSADPELTAALAAWAEDRTQEPRVLAALKGARLLVPVVAMLGEVETDPETGLKREKTSDMAVPTLRAGDRRALPAFTSIASLALWDPAARPVAVPLHQALAAAAHEKADTVVLDLAGPVAYQLTGRALLALAEGRTDTDPLADPAVREAVRAVVAAEPAVLRAHLGPGGAEADGILAIVPAPDAEAPAAARRVAEALAADTTLRARLVRGLNLALLPPDAPVPPGEPLFTR, encoded by the coding sequence ATGGCGAACAAGAACATTCCCGACCCCGGGTTCTCCGACGACGACGGCTCCGCCGATCCCGAGCTGACCGCGGCCCTCGCCGCGTGGGCCGAGGACCGCACGCAGGAGCCGCGGGTGCTGGCGGCGCTCAAGGGCGCCCGGCTGCTGGTCCCGGTGGTCGCGATGCTCGGCGAGGTGGAGACCGACCCCGAGACCGGCCTCAAGCGGGAGAAGACCAGCGACATGGCCGTCCCCACCCTGCGGGCGGGAGACCGGCGGGCCCTGCCCGCCTTCACCTCGATCGCCTCGCTCGCGCTCTGGGACCCGGCCGCCCGCCCGGTGGCCGTACCGCTGCACCAGGCCCTCGCCGCCGCCGCGCACGAGAAGGCGGACACGGTGGTGCTGGACCTGGCCGGCCCGGTCGCCTACCAGCTGACCGGCCGGGCGCTGCTCGCGCTCGCCGAGGGCCGCACGGACACGGACCCGCTGGCCGACCCCGCCGTACGGGAGGCCGTACGGGCGGTCGTGGCCGCCGAGCCCGCCGTGCTCCGGGCCCACCTGGGCCCGGGCGGGGCGGAGGCCGACGGGATCCTCGCGATCGTGCCGGCCCCGGACGCCGAGGCCCCGGCCGCGGCCCGCCGGGTCGCCGAGGCCCTGGCGGCGGACACCACCCTGCGGGCCCGCCTGGTACGCGGACTGAACCTGGCGCTGCTGCCGCCGGACGCCCCGGTTCCGCCCGGCGAGCCGCTCTTCACCCGCTGA
- the rpmI gene encoding 50S ribosomal protein L35, protein MPKNKTHSGTKKRFKVTGSGKVLRERAGKRHLLEHKSSRVTRRLTGNAEMAPGDAAKIKKLLGI, encoded by the coding sequence ATGCCGAAGAACAAGACGCACAGCGGTACCAAGAAGCGCTTCAAGGTCACCGGCTCCGGCAAGGTGCTCCGCGAGCGCGCCGGCAAGCGCCACCTGCTTGAGCACAAGTCGTCCCGTGTCACCCGCCGCCTCACCGGCAACGCGGAGATGGCTCCCGGCGACGCCGCGAAGATCAAGAAGCTTCTCGGCATCTGA
- the rplT gene encoding 50S ribosomal protein L20 → MARVKRAVNAHKKRRAILEAASGYRGQRSRLYRKAKEQVTHSLVYNFNDRKKRKGDFRQLWIQRINAAARQNGMTYNRLIQGLKAANIEVDRKILAELAVNDANAFAALVEVAQKALPADVNAPKAAA, encoded by the coding sequence GTGGCACGCGTCAAGCGGGCAGTAAACGCCCACAAGAAGCGCCGGGCGATCCTCGAGGCGGCCTCCGGCTACCGCGGTCAGCGTTCGCGCCTGTACCGCAAGGCCAAGGAGCAGGTCACCCACTCGCTGGTCTACAACTTCAACGACCGCAAGAAGCGCAAGGGCGACTTCCGTCAGCTGTGGATCCAGCGCATCAACGCCGCTGCCCGCCAGAACGGCATGACGTACAACCGCCTCATCCAGGGTCTGAAGGCCGCCAACATCGAGGTGGACCGCAAGATCCTCGCGGAGCTGGCCGTCAACGACGCCAACGCGTTCGCCGCGCTCGTCGAGGTCGCGCAGAAGGCGCTCCCGGCCGACGTCAACGCCCCCAAGGCCGCCGCGTAA
- the pheS gene encoding phenylalanine--tRNA ligase subunit alpha produces MSAPNKSYDPVEVEALKPEEIERMRDEALAAFAAAGDLDALREAKTAHMGDRSPLALANREIGALPPQAKADAGKRVGQARGAVNKAFGARTVELEAERDERVLVEEAVDVTLPYDRVPAGARHPLTTLMDRVADIFVAMGYEVAEGPEVEAEWFNFDALNFTPDHPARQMQDTFFVQGPEGTEGDESGVVLRTHTSPVQARSLLERKPPVYIVCPGRVYRTDELDATHTPVFHQVELLAVDEGLTMADLRGTIDHMVKELFGEETTTRLRPHFFPFTEPSAEMDMQCYVCRGESVGNPDRPCRTCSSEGWIELGGCGMVNPKVLTACGVDPEKYSGFAFGFGIERMLMFRHNVEDMRDMVEGDVRFTRPFGMEI; encoded by the coding sequence ATGTCGGCACCGAACAAGTCGTACGACCCTGTCGAGGTCGAGGCACTGAAACCGGAAGAGATCGAGCGCATGCGGGACGAGGCGCTCGCCGCCTTCGCGGCCGCCGGCGACCTCGACGCGCTGCGCGAGGCGAAGACCGCGCACATGGGCGACCGCTCGCCCCTGGCGCTCGCCAACCGCGAGATCGGCGCCCTGCCCCCGCAGGCCAAGGCCGACGCGGGCAAGCGCGTGGGCCAGGCCCGCGGCGCCGTGAACAAGGCCTTCGGGGCCCGCACCGTCGAGCTCGAAGCCGAGCGCGACGAGCGGGTGCTGGTCGAGGAGGCGGTGGACGTCACGCTGCCGTACGACCGCGTCCCCGCCGGCGCCCGGCACCCCCTGACCACGCTGATGGACCGCGTCGCGGACATCTTCGTCGCCATGGGGTACGAGGTCGCGGAAGGGCCCGAGGTCGAGGCGGAGTGGTTCAACTTCGACGCCCTCAACTTCACGCCCGACCACCCGGCGCGCCAGATGCAGGACACCTTCTTCGTCCAGGGGCCCGAGGGCACCGAGGGCGACGAGTCCGGCGTCGTGCTGCGCACCCACACCTCCCCGGTGCAGGCGCGCTCGCTGCTGGAGCGCAAGCCCCCCGTCTACATCGTCTGCCCGGGCCGGGTGTACCGCACCGACGAGCTCGACGCGACGCACACCCCGGTCTTCCACCAGGTCGAGCTGCTCGCCGTGGACGAGGGCCTTACCATGGCGGACCTGCGCGGCACCATCGACCACATGGTCAAGGAGCTGTTCGGCGAGGAGACCACCACCCGGCTGCGCCCGCACTTCTTCCCGTTCACCGAGCCGTCCGCCGAGATGGACATGCAGTGCTACGTGTGCCGCGGCGAGTCGGTGGGCAACCCCGACCGCCCGTGCCGTACCTGCTCCAGCGAGGGCTGGATCGAGCTGGGCGGCTGCGGCATGGTCAACCCGAAGGTGCTCACCGCCTGCGGTGTGGACCCGGAGAAGTACAGCGGGTTCGCCTTCGGCTTCGGCATCGAGCGGATGCTGATGTTCCGTCACAACGTTGAAGACATGCGAGACATGGTCGAGGGTGACGTTCGTTTCACCCGGCCTTTCGGGATGGAGATCTGA
- the mycP gene encoding type VII secretion-associated serine protease mycosin, with protein MTSARVEARTRIHTGRRTFRSAAVLSATALLAATVTATATPAAADTIRDRQWGLLALRAEEAWGTTRGDGVTVAVLDTGVDESHPDLSGQVLAGTDLIGTGAGPGDRAWARHGTAMASIIAGHGHGPSRGQGVLGIAPQARILPVRVILEEGDPGRAKARESKGGALAEGIRWATDHGADVINLSLGDDSDSAHHEADEDEAVQYALAKGVVVVASAGNGGETGDRVSYPAAYPGVIAVTAVDRRGRKAKFSTRNWYATVSAPGVDVVIADPDRSYYEGWGTSAAAAFVSGAAALVKAAHPDLSPAQIKKLLEDTASDSPAGGRDDARGHGTVDPAAALQVAGTMRAEAAVPAPAAAASRYFGPGPEPARPPERGDRLRAPAAAVAGAALLVLAAVLARRPRRGPRDRDPYPAQ; from the coding sequence ATGACCTCCGCCCGAGTCGAAGCCCGCACCCGCATCCACACCGGCCGGCGAACCTTCCGCTCCGCAGCCGTCCTCTCGGCCACCGCCCTGCTCGCCGCCACGGTCACGGCCACCGCCACCCCGGCCGCCGCCGACACCATCCGCGACCGCCAGTGGGGACTCCTGGCCCTGCGCGCCGAGGAGGCCTGGGGCACCACCCGCGGTGACGGCGTGACCGTCGCCGTCCTCGACACCGGCGTCGACGAGTCCCACCCGGACCTGTCCGGGCAGGTCCTCGCCGGCACCGACCTCATCGGCACGGGCGCAGGCCCCGGCGACCGCGCCTGGGCCCGCCACGGGACCGCCATGGCGAGCATCATCGCCGGGCACGGCCACGGCCCGAGCCGCGGCCAGGGCGTGCTCGGCATCGCCCCGCAGGCACGGATCCTGCCGGTGCGGGTGATCCTCGAAGAGGGCGACCCGGGCCGGGCCAAGGCCCGCGAGAGCAAGGGCGGCGCCCTGGCCGAGGGCATCCGCTGGGCGACGGACCACGGCGCCGACGTGATCAACCTGTCCCTCGGCGACGACAGCGACTCCGCCCACCACGAGGCGGACGAGGACGAGGCCGTCCAGTACGCCCTCGCCAAGGGCGTGGTCGTCGTCGCCTCCGCGGGCAACGGCGGCGAGACCGGCGACCGCGTCTCCTACCCGGCCGCCTACCCGGGGGTCATCGCCGTGACCGCCGTCGACCGCCGCGGCAGGAAGGCCAAGTTCTCCACCCGCAACTGGTACGCGACCGTGAGCGCCCCAGGCGTCGACGTCGTCATCGCCGACCCCGACCGCTCCTACTACGAGGGCTGGGGCACCAGCGCCGCCGCGGCCTTCGTCTCCGGCGCGGCGGCCCTCGTCAAGGCCGCGCACCCCGACCTCTCCCCGGCCCAGATCAAGAAGCTGCTGGAGGACACCGCCTCCGACTCCCCGGCCGGCGGTCGCGACGACGCCCGCGGACACGGAACGGTCGACCCCGCCGCAGCCCTCCAGGTCGCGGGGACGATGCGGGCGGAGGCGGCGGTGCCCGCGCCGGCCGCGGCCGCGAGCCGGTACTTCGGCCCGGGCCCCGAGCCGGCCCGCCCGCCCGAGCGGGGGGACCGGCTCCGTGCCCCGGCGGCCGCGGTGGCCGGGGCGGCGCTGCTCGTCCTGGCCGCCGTACTGGCCCGGCGCCCGCGCCGGGGTCCCCGGGACCGCGACCCGTACCCGGCACAGTAG
- a CDS encoding TrmH family RNA methyltransferase, translated as MGHPAELISPRSPRVAAARRLARRNFRTKERRFIAEGPQAVREAVEHRGPTGEPTLIELFATVEAAERYSDIIGAAQAAGARVHQASDEVLAEVSQTVTPQGLVGVCHFLDSPFEEILKAAPRLVAVLAHVRDPGNAGTVLRCADAAGADAVVLTDASVDLYNPKSVRASVGSLFHLPVAVGVPVEQAVEGLRAAGVRILAADGAGEDDLDAELDAGTMGGPSAWVFGNEAWGLPEETRALADAVVRVPIHGKAESLNLATAAAVCLYASARAQRAPGGCRSVTPS; from the coding sequence CTGGGTCACCCCGCCGAGCTGATCTCCCCCCGATCCCCGCGGGTGGCCGCCGCCAGGCGACTGGCGCGGCGCAACTTCCGCACCAAGGAGCGCCGGTTCATCGCCGAGGGCCCCCAGGCGGTCCGCGAGGCCGTCGAGCACCGCGGACCCACGGGCGAGCCGACCCTGATCGAGCTGTTCGCCACCGTCGAGGCCGCCGAGCGCTACTCCGACATCATCGGCGCGGCCCAGGCCGCGGGCGCCCGCGTGCACCAGGCCTCCGACGAGGTGCTCGCCGAGGTCTCCCAGACCGTAACCCCGCAGGGCCTCGTCGGGGTCTGCCACTTCCTCGACTCGCCGTTCGAGGAGATCCTCAAGGCCGCACCCCGGCTCGTCGCCGTCCTCGCGCACGTCCGCGACCCCGGCAACGCCGGTACGGTGCTGCGCTGCGCGGACGCCGCCGGCGCCGACGCGGTCGTGCTCACCGACGCCTCCGTGGACCTCTACAACCCCAAGTCGGTACGGGCCTCCGTGGGTTCCCTCTTCCACCTCCCGGTCGCCGTCGGTGTTCCGGTGGAGCAGGCCGTCGAGGGCCTGCGCGCGGCCGGCGTACGGATCCTCGCGGCCGACGGCGCCGGTGAGGACGACCTCGACGCCGAACTGGACGCGGGCACCATGGGCGGGCCCTCCGCCTGGGTCTTCGGCAACGAGGCCTGGGGTCTGCCGGAGGAGACACGGGCGCTCGCGGACGCCGTCGTACGGGTCCCCATCCACGGGAAGGCGGAGAGCCTGAACCTGGCGACGGCCGCCGCCGTGTGTCTCTACGCGTCCGCCCGAGCACAGCGGGCGCCCGGAGGGTGCCGCTCCGTGACCCCCAGCTAG
- the pheT gene encoding phenylalanine--tRNA ligase subunit beta produces MRVPLSWLREYVDLPAGETGRDVAAKLVDAGLEVETVEQLGAGLKGPLVVGQVLTIEELEGFRKPIRFCTVDVGAANGTGEPQEIVCGARNFAVGDKVVVVLPGAVLPGDFAIAARKTYGKTSHGMICSGEELGMGDDGTHGIIVLPPEHEAGTDAIELLQLVDEVLHIDVTPDRGYCMSLRGIAREVATAYGLPLRDPALLDVPGPNSYGYPVKIDDPAGCDRFTARTVTGLDPEARSPIWLQRRLQKAGMRPISLAVDITNYVMLELGQPLHAYDRSRIDGTIGVRRAEQGEKFTTLDGVKRTLDAEDLVITDNSGPIGLAGVMGGANTEIADSVTDPETGAVTGTTDVVIEAAHFDSVSISRTARRMKLSSEASKRFERGVDPLAAAAAAQRTVDLLVLLAGGTAEAGVTEVVAPGAPRTIAMAADHPDRVAGMEYGRETVVRRLQEIGCDVYGQDELVVTLPSWRPDLAAPNDLAEEVIRLEGYGNLPSTLPQVPSGRGLTARQQLHRRVGRALAGAGYVEALSYPFLGEGVFDQLQLPAHDAARQVVKLVNPLSDEEPALRTTLLPGLLGALRRNDSRGSHDLALFETGSVFRAADRPGVAVRLPVDRRPTDEEVATLDAALPAQPRYAAVVLAGAREQAGWWGKGRPADWADAIQAARALAVEAGAELVVRQGQYGPWHPGRCAELVVTVGGVEQVIGHAGELHPRVVKAMGLPARTSAMELDLDRLAAAGGEAVQAPRISSFPVATQDVALIVDASVPAASVEAALRKGAGELLESLRLFDVFTGDQVGAGKKSLAYALRFRASDRTLTAEESTAARDAAVALAGERTGAVLRGA; encoded by the coding sequence ATGCGGGTCCCGCTTTCGTGGCTGCGGGAGTACGTCGACCTCCCCGCGGGTGAGACCGGTCGCGACGTCGCGGCCAAGCTCGTCGACGCCGGCCTGGAGGTCGAGACGGTCGAGCAGCTCGGCGCCGGGCTCAAGGGCCCCCTCGTCGTCGGCCAGGTGCTGACCATCGAGGAGCTGGAGGGCTTCCGCAAGCCGATCCGGTTCTGCACGGTCGACGTCGGCGCCGCCAACGGCACCGGCGAGCCGCAGGAGATCGTCTGCGGCGCCCGGAACTTCGCCGTCGGCGACAAGGTCGTCGTGGTCCTGCCGGGCGCCGTCCTGCCCGGCGACTTCGCGATCGCCGCACGCAAGACGTACGGCAAGACCTCGCACGGCATGATCTGCTCCGGCGAGGAGCTCGGCATGGGCGACGACGGCACGCACGGCATCATCGTGCTGCCGCCGGAGCACGAGGCCGGCACCGACGCGATCGAGCTGCTCCAGCTCGTCGACGAGGTGCTGCACATCGACGTCACCCCGGACCGCGGCTACTGCATGTCCCTGCGCGGCATCGCCCGCGAGGTGGCCACCGCCTACGGCCTGCCGCTGCGCGACCCCGCGCTGCTCGACGTGCCGGGGCCGAACTCGTACGGCTACCCGGTCAAGATCGACGACCCGGCGGGCTGCGACCGCTTCACCGCCCGCACCGTGACCGGTCTCGACCCGGAGGCCCGCTCCCCGATCTGGCTCCAGCGCCGCCTCCAGAAGGCCGGCATGCGCCCGATCTCGCTCGCCGTCGACATCACCAACTACGTGATGCTCGAACTCGGCCAGCCGCTGCACGCCTACGACCGCTCGCGGATCGACGGCACCATCGGCGTCCGCCGTGCCGAGCAGGGTGAGAAGTTCACCACCCTCGACGGGGTCAAGCGCACGCTCGACGCCGAGGACCTGGTGATCACCGACAACAGCGGGCCGATCGGGCTCGCCGGCGTCATGGGCGGCGCCAACACCGAGATCGCCGACTCCGTCACCGACCCGGAGACCGGCGCCGTCACCGGGACCACCGACGTGGTCATCGAGGCCGCGCACTTCGACTCCGTGTCGATCTCGCGCACCGCCCGCCGTATGAAGCTCTCCTCCGAGGCCTCCAAGCGCTTCGAGCGGGGCGTCGACCCGCTGGCCGCCGCCGCGGCCGCACAGCGGACCGTCGACCTGCTCGTGCTCCTCGCGGGCGGCACCGCCGAGGCCGGCGTCACCGAGGTCGTCGCCCCGGGCGCGCCGCGCACCATCGCGATGGCCGCCGACCACCCGGACCGGGTCGCGGGCATGGAGTACGGCCGTGAGACCGTCGTGCGCCGCCTCCAGGAGATCGGCTGCGACGTCTACGGCCAGGACGAGCTCGTCGTCACGCTGCCCTCGTGGCGGCCCGACCTCGCCGCGCCCAACGACCTCGCCGAAGAAGTCATCCGGCTGGAGGGCTACGGCAACCTGCCGTCGACCCTCCCGCAGGTGCCGTCCGGCCGCGGCCTGACCGCCCGGCAGCAGCTGCACCGCCGGGTGGGCCGCGCGCTGGCCGGCGCCGGCTACGTCGAGGCGCTCAGCTACCCGTTCCTCGGCGAGGGCGTCTTCGACCAGCTCCAGCTGCCGGCGCACGACGCCGCCCGCCAGGTGGTCAAGCTGGTCAACCCGCTCTCCGACGAGGAGCCGGCGCTGCGCACCACGCTGCTGCCGGGTCTGCTCGGCGCGCTGCGCCGCAACGACAGCCGGGGCAGCCACGACCTCGCCCTCTTCGAGACCGGTTCGGTCTTCCGGGCCGCCGACCGGCCGGGTGTCGCCGTACGGCTGCCCGTCGACCGGCGTCCCACCGACGAGGAGGTCGCCACCCTGGACGCGGCGCTGCCCGCGCAGCCGCGGTACGCCGCGGTCGTGCTGGCCGGTGCCCGCGAGCAGGCCGGCTGGTGGGGCAAGGGCCGCCCGGCCGACTGGGCCGACGCGATCCAGGCCGCCCGCGCGCTGGCCGTCGAGGCCGGCGCGGAACTGGTCGTCCGCCAGGGCCAGTACGGCCCCTGGCACCCGGGCCGCTGCGCCGAGCTGGTCGTCACCGTCGGTGGTGTGGAGCAGGTCATCGGCCACGCCGGCGAACTGCACCCGCGGGTGGTCAAGGCGATGGGCCTGCCGGCCCGCACCAGCGCGATGGAGCTCGACCTGGACCGCCTCGCGGCGGCCGGCGGAGAGGCCGTCCAGGCGCCCCGGATCTCCTCCTTCCCGGTGGCGACCCAGGACGTCGCGCTGATCGTCGACGCGTCCGTTCCGGCCGCGTCGGTGGAGGCGGCCCTGCGCAAGGGAGCGGGTGAACTCCTGGAGTCGCTGCGCCTGTTCGACGTGTTCACCGGTGATCAGGTCGGCGCCGGCAAGAAGTCCCTGGCGTACGCGCTGCGCTTCCGCGCGAGCGACCGGACGCTGACCGCCGAGGAGTCCACGGCCGCGCGCGACGCGGCGGTGGCGCTCGCCGGCGAGCGGACCGGGGCGGTGCTCCGGGGCGCGTAG
- a CDS encoding DUF1844 domain-containing protein: MTDATPPTSTDTTADHAPDYDAMTRDIADVPAVEVITTVAVHLLSAAAVNLGLDKPDSEHKDLDEARKLITALAGLVTASATEISSFHAAPLRDGLKSLQLAFREASIVPDEPGQGPGEKFTGPVFG; this comes from the coding sequence ATGACTGACGCGACGCCCCCCACCTCCACCGACACCACCGCCGACCACGCCCCCGACTACGACGCCATGACCCGCGACATCGCGGACGTGCCCGCCGTCGAGGTGATCACCACGGTGGCCGTGCACCTGCTGAGCGCCGCGGCGGTCAACCTGGGCCTGGACAAGCCGGACTCCGAACACAAGGACCTCGACGAGGCCCGCAAGCTGATCACGGCCCTGGCCGGCCTGGTCACCGCGAGCGCCACCGAGATCAGCTCCTTCCACGCCGCCCCGCTGCGCGACGGCCTGAAGTCGCTCCAGCTGGCCTTCCGCGAGGCCTCGATCGTCCCGGACGAGCCGGGCCAGGGCCCGGGCGAGAAGTTCACCGGACCCGTCTTCGGCTGA
- a CDS encoding alanine racemase — MNSAAADRARYDRATAHLDAPLAIVDLAAFDANADDLVRRAGGKPVRVASKSVRCRALLERVLARPGFAGIMSYTLAESLWLARSGFEDVLLAYPSADRAGFGELANDAKLAAAVTVMVDDPAQLELIDGARDGGGEEIRVCLELDTSLRLLGGRIRVGARRSPLREPAELAALARAVAARPGFRVVGLMAYEGHVAGVGDALAGRPLRSRAIRLMQGAARRELAARRAEVVAAVRAVVPDLEFVNGGGTGSVQQTAAEDAVTEIAAGSGLYVPRLFDNYTSFRGRPAALFAQPVVRRPGVGVVTVLGGGYPASGAAGSDRLPVPYLPQGLGYDPQEGAGEVQTPLLGSPADDLLIGDRVWFRHAKAGELCERFDTLHLVEGDRVADSVPTYRGEGRTFL; from the coding sequence ATGAACTCCGCCGCCGCCGACCGCGCCCGGTACGACCGGGCGACCGCCCACCTGGACGCGCCGCTGGCCATCGTGGATCTCGCGGCCTTCGACGCCAACGCCGACGATCTCGTGCGCCGGGCCGGCGGCAAGCCGGTGCGGGTGGCCAGCAAGTCGGTCCGGTGCCGGGCCCTGCTCGAACGGGTGCTGGCCCGGCCCGGGTTCGCCGGGATCATGTCGTACACGCTCGCCGAGTCGCTCTGGCTGGCGCGCTCCGGGTTCGAGGACGTGCTCCTCGCGTATCCGTCCGCGGACCGGGCCGGTTTCGGCGAGCTGGCGAACGACGCCAAGCTGGCCGCCGCCGTGACCGTGATGGTGGACGATCCCGCGCAGCTGGAGCTGATCGACGGGGCCCGTGACGGCGGTGGCGAGGAGATACGGGTCTGCCTGGAGCTGGACACCTCCCTGCGGTTGCTCGGCGGCCGGATCCGGGTGGGGGCGCGCCGCTCGCCGCTGCGCGAGCCCGCGGAGCTGGCCGCGCTGGCCCGTGCGGTCGCCGCCCGGCCCGGGTTCCGGGTGGTGGGGCTGATGGCGTACGAGGGGCACGTCGCCGGGGTCGGGGACGCGCTGGCGGGGCGCCCGCTGCGGTCCCGGGCCATCCGGCTGATGCAGGGGGCGGCGCGCCGGGAGCTCGCGGCGCGGCGGGCCGAGGTGGTGGCGGCCGTGCGGGCCGTGGTGCCGGATCTGGAGTTCGTCAACGGCGGCGGTACGGGCAGCGTGCAGCAGACCGCGGCCGAGGACGCGGTGACGGAGATCGCCGCCGGGTCGGGTCTGTACGTACCGCGGCTGTTCGACAACTACACCTCGTTCCGCGGGCGTCCGGCGGCGCTGTTCGCGCAGCCCGTGGTGCGCAGGCCCGGGGTGGGTGTGGTGACGGTGCTGGGCGGTGGCTATCCGGCCTCCGGGGCGGCCGGTTCGGACCGGCTGCCGGTCCCGTACCTGCCGCAGGGGCTGGGCTACGACCCGCAGGAGGGGGCGGGCGAGGTGCAGACGCCGCTGCTGGGGAGTCCGGCCGACGACCTGCTGATCGGCGACCGGGTCTGGTTCCGTCACGCGAAGGCGGGCGAGCTGTGCGAGCGGTTCGACACCCTGCACCTCGTGGAGGGGGATCGGGTCGCGGACAGCGTGCCGACCTACCGGGGCGAGGGGCGCACCTTCCTCTGA